One Mesoplodon densirostris isolate mMesDen1 chromosome X, mMesDen1 primary haplotype, whole genome shotgun sequence genomic region harbors:
- the NR0B1 gene encoding nuclear receptor subfamily 0 group B member 1, whose translation MAGEDHQWQGSILYNMLMSAKQTHATPEAPEARPGGACWGCSCGSEPPVGREGLPGGRATVLLYRCCFCGEDHPRQGSILYNMLTSAKQTQETEEAPEARLGGACWGCSCGSEPPVGREGLPGGRATVLLYRCCFCGEDHPRQGSILYSLLTSAKQTHVAPEAPEARLGGAWWDRSYCAQRLGGREELPRGRALALPCRCCFCGEDHPRQGGILCNVPTSAKQTHVAPEAQPGAPWWDPSCGAQRRVALKSPQVVCEAASAGLLKTLRFVKYLPCFQVLPLDQQLVLVRSCWAPLLLLELAQDRLNFETVETSEPSLLQKILTTRRRETEGDEPQPHLVLPPEAKHLPLAAEVQAIKGFLAKCWSLDISTKEYAYLKGTVLFNPDLPGLQCVKYIQGLQWGTQRILREHVRVTHREHQARFAELNSTLFLLRFINANVLAELFFRPIIGPVTMDDMMLEMLCAK comes from the exons ATGGCGGGCGAGGACCACCAGTGGCAGGGCAGCATCCTCTACAACATGCTCATGAGCGCGAAGCAAACGCACGCGACTCCGGAAGCGCCCGAGGCACGGCCGGGGGGCGCGTGCTGGGGCTGCTCCTGTGGCTCGGAGCCCCCGGTGGGCAGAGAGGGACTGCCGGGTGGGCGGGCAACGGTGCTCCTGTACCGCTGCTGCTTTTGCGGTGAAGACCACCCGCGGCAGGGCAGCATCCTCTACAACATGCTCACGAGCGCGAAGCAAACACAGGAGACTGAGGAGGCGCCCGAGGCCCGGCTGGGGGGCGCGTGCTGGGGCTGCTCCTGTGGCTCGGAGCCcccagtgggcagagagggactGCCGGGTGGGCGGGCAACAGTGCTCCTGTACCGCTGCTGCTTTTGCGGTGAGGACCACCCGCGGCAGGGCAGCATCCTGTACAGCTTGCTCACCAGCGCAAAGCAAACGCACGTGGCTCCGGAAGCTCCTGAGGCGCGGCTGGGGGGCGCGTGGTGGGACCGCTCCTATTGCGCGCAGAGGCTGGGGGGCAGAGAGGAGCTGCCGCGCGGGCGGGCCTTGGCGCTCCCGTGCCGCTGCTGCTTTTGCGGTGAAGACCACCCGCGGCAGGGCGGCATCCTCTGCAACGTGCCCACGAGCGCAAAGCAAACGCACGTGGCTCCAGAGGCACAGCCGGGGGCCCCCTGGTGGGACCCCTCGTGCGGCGCGCAGCGGCGGGTGGCCCTCAAGAGCCCACAGGTGGTCTGCGAGGCAGCCTCGGCGGGCCTGTTGAAGACGCTGCGCTTCGTCAAGTACCTGCCCTGCTTCCAGGTGCTGCCCCTGGACCAGCAGCTGGTGCTGGTGCGCAGCTGCTGGGCGCCGCTACTCCTGCTGGAGCTGGCCCAGGACCGCTTGAACTTTGAGACGGTGGAGACCTCAGAGCCCAGCCTGCTGCAGAAGATCCTCACCACCAGGCGGCGGGAGACCGAGGGCGACGAGCCGCAGCCACATTTGGTACTGCCGCCGGAGGCCAAGCATTTGCCGTTGGCCGCCGAGGTCCAAGCCATCAAGGGCTTCCTCGCCAAGTGCTGGAGCCTGGACATCAGTACCAAGGAGTACGCCTACCTCAAGGGGACCGTGCTCTTTAACCCGG ACCTACCAGGTCTGCAGTGCGTGAAGTACATCCAGGGACTTCAGTGGGGAACCCAGCGGATACTCCGTGAACACGTCAGGGTGACACACAGGGAGCACCAGGCCAGATTTGCCGAACTGAACAGCACCCTTTTCCTGCTGAGATTCATCAATGCCAATGTTCTGGCCGAACTGTTCTTCAGGCCCATCATCGGCCCAGTCACAATGGATGATATGATGCTAGAGATGCTCTGTGCGAAGTAA